One Myxococcaceae bacterium JPH2 DNA window includes the following coding sequences:
- a CDS encoding M4 family metallopeptidase, protein MKRILPAAVATLALWGCGDSNHATVNDSREVMDASEQSVIASRAMGLVASGDASEKFVTRTVFVDDTGAEHVRFDRTLGGLRVLGGDVVVHNRGAGLASDVTWASDVSLKGLSTKPVLDAAAATTYAEKAFVGKRSGPSSAELMVDARPDMKAAVAYEVVLEGVRPDGTPSELHVLVDARTGELRGSWDGVETAAAVGTGKSINSGTVSIGTNSITGGYEMRDVTRGNGFYTMNYATGKVFTDADNVWGNGTTSDAASSGVDAHYGQQVTYDYYKNVHGRNGIDNAGNTGYSRVHYGTRYNNAFWQDSCFCMTYGDGDGTTFRPLTALDVAGHEMSHGVTSRTANLTYSGESGGLNEATSDIFGSMVEFYANNANDPGDYLIGEVIYTPNKAGDALRYMYKPNTDGSSANCWSSSVGGLDVHYSSGVANHFFYLLAQGSAGSPASPTCNGLVVTGIGRDAAAKIWYRALTVYMTSSTNYKAARTATLNAAKDLYGMPSTQYTAVGAAWAAVSVN, encoded by the coding sequence ATGAAGCGAATCCTGCCGGCCGCTGTCGCTACGCTTGCGCTGTGGGGTTGTGGTGATTCGAATCACGCGACCGTCAATGACTCGCGTGAGGTCATGGACGCGTCCGAGCAGTCCGTCATCGCCTCGCGGGCGATGGGCCTGGTGGCGAGCGGCGACGCCTCCGAGAAGTTCGTGACGCGCACCGTCTTCGTGGACGACACCGGCGCGGAGCACGTGCGGTTTGATCGCACCCTCGGCGGCCTGCGCGTGCTGGGCGGTGACGTGGTGGTCCACAACCGCGGCGCCGGGCTGGCCTCGGATGTGACGTGGGCCTCGGACGTGTCGCTCAAGGGCCTGTCGACCAAGCCGGTGCTGGATGCGGCGGCGGCGACGACGTACGCCGAGAAGGCCTTCGTGGGCAAGCGCAGCGGCCCGTCCAGCGCGGAGCTGATGGTGGACGCGCGCCCGGACATGAAGGCGGCGGTGGCCTACGAGGTGGTGCTCGAGGGCGTGCGCCCGGATGGCACCCCGAGCGAGCTGCACGTGCTGGTGGATGCGCGCACCGGCGAGCTGCGCGGCTCGTGGGACGGCGTGGAGACCGCCGCGGCGGTGGGCACGGGCAAGTCCATCAACTCGGGCACCGTGAGCATCGGGACGAACTCCATCACCGGTGGTTACGAGATGCGCGACGTGACGCGCGGCAACGGCTTCTACACGATGAACTACGCGACCGGGAAGGTGTTCACCGACGCGGACAACGTGTGGGGCAACGGCACGACGAGCGACGCGGCGTCCTCGGGCGTGGACGCGCACTACGGCCAGCAGGTCACGTATGACTATTACAAGAACGTGCACGGCCGGAACGGCATCGATAACGCCGGCAATACCGGCTACAGCCGCGTGCACTACGGCACCCGCTACAACAACGCGTTCTGGCAGGACAGCTGCTTCTGCATGACGTACGGCGACGGCGACGGCACCACCTTCCGTCCCCTCACCGCGCTGGACGTGGCCGGCCACGAGATGTCCCACGGCGTGACGAGCCGCACCGCCAACCTCACCTACTCCGGCGAGTCCGGCGGCCTGAACGAGGCCACCAGCGACATCTTCGGCTCGATGGTGGAGTTCTACGCCAACAACGCGAACGACCCGGGTGACTACCTCATCGGCGAGGTCATCTACACGCCGAACAAGGCGGGCGACGCGCTCCGCTACATGTACAAGCCGAACACGGATGGCTCGTCGGCCAACTGCTGGTCCAGCAGCGTGGGCGGGCTGGACGTGCACTACTCCAGCGGTGTCGCCAACCACTTCTTCTACCTGCTGGCGCAGGGCTCGGCGGGCAGCCCGGCCAGCCCGACCTGCAACGGTCTGGTCGTCACGGGCATCGGCCGCGATGCCGCCGCGAAGATCTGGTACCGCGCGCTGACCGTCTACATGACGTCTTCGACGAACTACAAGGCGGCGCGCACGGCCACGCTCAACGCGGCCAAGGACCTCTACGGCATGCCCAGCACCCAGTACACCGCGGTGGGCGCGGCCTGGGCCGCTGTCAGCGTGAACTGA
- a CDS encoding amidase has protein sequence MSSSRRQFLTHAAVGLAATAVPAAASPDAGTLPTPGAPPTFGAGPTVGPEVSVATLAEAEKLAQVRYTPAERAQAVGNWRESMAPFLERRTGPRNVALEPSLAPASQWNPAMGNANVGPARDRFVRSRAVATPLPARDEDIAHAPVTQLSRWIESRVLSSERLTNIYLERLRRFDPKLRCVITLTPELALAQAKRADAELAAGKYRGPLHGIPWGAKDLVDTAGIPTTYGAEPFRDRVPTTDATVVERLHRAGAVLVAKLSLGALALNDIWFGGETKNPWCLDEGASGSSAGPGAATAAGLVGFALGSETGGSIIAPSMRCGVAGLRPTYGRVPRTGAMTLCWSLDKLGPMARGVEDTLLVLSALTGPDAGDVASVPSKLDFDATAKVKGLRVGYVPAWMEQSPATEVDRAALETLRGQGLEPVEVSLPDWPYSSLQVITFAEAAAAFEELTLSHGVDALTMQVSDAWPNLFRQARFLSAVDFVQADRLRRKMAAEMARVMSHVDVLLVPSLRDEMLTLSNFTGHPSLTVRTGFVDITRARSDWAPNPQRPLPSFAPPRRVPHGVTLIGRLFDEGTLGRVGIALERGSGVAQARPPAF, from the coding sequence ATGTCCAGCTCGCGCAGGCAGTTCCTGACCCATGCCGCCGTGGGGCTCGCAGCCACCGCGGTTCCCGCCGCCGCATCCCCTGACGCGGGTACCTTGCCCACGCCGGGGGCGCCGCCCACCTTCGGCGCGGGACCCACCGTGGGTCCCGAGGTGAGCGTCGCCACCCTCGCCGAGGCCGAGAAGCTGGCGCAGGTGCGCTACACGCCCGCCGAGCGCGCCCAGGCCGTGGGCAACTGGCGCGAGTCGATGGCGCCCTTCCTGGAGCGCCGCACCGGACCGCGCAACGTGGCGCTGGAGCCGTCACTCGCGCCCGCGTCGCAGTGGAATCCCGCGATGGGCAACGCGAACGTGGGCCCCGCGCGCGACCGCTTCGTGCGGAGCCGCGCCGTGGCGACGCCGCTGCCCGCGCGTGACGAGGACATCGCCCACGCTCCCGTCACGCAGCTCTCGCGTTGGATTGAGTCGCGCGTGCTGTCCTCCGAGCGGCTCACGAACATCTACCTGGAGCGCCTGCGCCGCTTCGACCCGAAGCTCCGCTGCGTCATCACCCTGACGCCCGAGCTGGCCCTCGCGCAGGCGAAGCGCGCCGACGCCGAACTGGCCGCGGGCAAGTACCGAGGCCCCCTGCATGGCATCCCCTGGGGAGCCAAGGACCTGGTGGACACCGCGGGCATCCCCACGACCTACGGCGCCGAGCCCTTCCGCGACCGGGTGCCCACCACCGACGCGACCGTGGTCGAGCGACTGCATCGCGCGGGCGCGGTGCTCGTCGCGAAGCTCAGCCTGGGCGCGCTCGCGCTCAATGACATCTGGTTCGGCGGCGAGACGAAGAACCCCTGGTGTCTGGACGAGGGCGCCTCCGGCAGCAGCGCGGGGCCCGGCGCGGCCACGGCGGCGGGACTGGTGGGCTTCGCGCTGGGCAGCGAGACGGGCGGGAGCATCATCGCGCCGTCCATGCGCTGCGGCGTGGCGGGCCTGCGCCCCACCTATGGCCGCGTGCCGCGCACCGGAGCCATGACGCTGTGCTGGTCGCTCGACAAGCTGGGGCCCATGGCGCGCGGCGTGGAGGACACGTTGCTGGTCCTCTCCGCGCTCACCGGGCCGGACGCGGGCGATGTGGCGAGCGTTCCGTCCAAGCTCGACTTCGACGCCACCGCGAAGGTGAAGGGCCTGCGTGTGGGCTACGTGCCGGCGTGGATGGAGCAGAGCCCCGCCACCGAGGTGGACCGCGCCGCGCTGGAGACGCTGCGTGGGCAGGGATTGGAGCCCGTGGAGGTGTCCCTGCCGGACTGGCCTTACTCCTCCCTCCAGGTCATCACCTTCGCCGAGGCCGCCGCGGCCTTCGAGGAGCTCACGCTGTCTCACGGCGTGGATGCGTTGACCATGCAGGTCTCGGATGCGTGGCCCAATCTGTTTCGCCAGGCGCGTTTCCTGTCCGCCGTGGACTTCGTTCAGGCGGACCGGCTGCGTCGCAAGATGGCCGCGGAGATGGCTCGTGTCATGTCTCACGTGGACGTGTTGCTCGTGCCCTCGCTGCGCGACGAAATGCTCACCCTCTCCAACTTCACCGGTCATCCCTCGCTGACCGTGCGCACGGGCTTCGTCGACATCACCCGCGCGCGCAGCGACTGGGCGCCCAACCCGCAACGCCCCCTGCCATCCTTTGCTCCGCCGCGCCGCGTCCCGCACGGCGTGACGTTGATTGGTCGACTCTTCGATGAGGGCACGCTCGGGCGAGTCGGTATCGCCCTGGAGCGCGGCTCGGGTGTTGCCCAGGCACGCCCGCCTGCCTTTTGA
- a CDS encoding sterol desaturase family protein, with amino-acid sequence MLPILVAIAGVCFVIEHVFRGWTLPRVRGWHLRVVAINLVQVAVVVLAGFTWERWLSARSLFHLSAHVSPVVGGVVAYFIATFVFYWWHRVRHTNDVLWRLFHQIHHSPQRLEVITSFYKHPLEMTVNSIIGGLLVYTVLGLSPAAGAVYTACTALGEFFYHTNVRTPQWVGWFFQRPEMHRIHHEHGKHRNNYGDIPWWDMLFGTYENPPRWDATCGFDDAREQRLPEMLAFKDVHQD; translated from the coding sequence ATGTTGCCCATCCTTGTCGCCATCGCCGGGGTCTGTTTCGTCATCGAGCACGTCTTCCGTGGCTGGACGCTGCCTCGCGTGCGTGGCTGGCACCTGCGTGTGGTGGCCATCAACCTGGTGCAGGTGGCGGTGGTCGTGCTGGCGGGCTTCACGTGGGAGCGGTGGCTGTCCGCGAGGTCCCTGTTCCACCTGTCCGCGCACGTGTCTCCCGTCGTGGGCGGAGTCGTGGCGTACTTCATCGCGACGTTTGTCTTCTATTGGTGGCACCGCGTGCGGCACACGAACGATGTGCTGTGGCGGCTGTTCCACCAGATTCATCACAGCCCGCAGCGGCTGGAGGTCATCACCAGCTTCTACAAGCACCCGCTGGAGATGACGGTCAACAGCATCATCGGCGGACTGCTCGTCTACACGGTGCTGGGCTTGAGCCCGGCGGCGGGCGCCGTCTACACGGCCTGCACCGCGCTGGGCGAGTTCTTCTATCACACCAACGTGCGCACGCCGCAGTGGGTGGGCTGGTTCTTCCAACGCCCGGAGATGCACCGCATCCACCATGAGCATGGGAAGCACCGCAACAACTACGGAGACATCCCGTGGTGGGACATGCTCTTCGGCACGTATGAGAATCCGCCGCGCTGGGATGCCACGTGCGGCTTCGACGATGCGCGCGAGCAGCGGCTCCCCGAGATGCTGGCCTTCAAGGACGTGCACCAGGACTGA
- a CDS encoding alpha/beta hydrolase has product MAENSTNVRTKMMSQALRVAVQGAGTVAPGWVASWAEQVFLTPRRPRRSRTAESVLATGRRRFLRLGGEQVAVWSWGHGPRVLLVHGWSGYGGQLTAFVEPLVDAGFSVVTYDAPAHGESSGRTSSLPEMKDMVSAVARATGGPHAVVAHSFGAAAAALAMRDGLSVQRAVFLAPPSDPTTAVRWFADFVGLPEGVESRLMGKMVERFGHRPAEDRAGLFAPRMRVPLHVFHDAGDAEVPLAAGEVYARLWPGARITRTTGLGHHRILHHPDVVRDAVAFLQEGRAAAA; this is encoded by the coding sequence ATGGCTGAAAATAGCACGAACGTTCGCACTAAAATGATGTCCCAGGCGCTGCGGGTGGCGGTGCAAGGTGCCGGCACGGTGGCGCCGGGGTGGGTGGCGTCCTGGGCCGAGCAGGTGTTCCTCACGCCTCGGCGTCCGCGCCGCTCGCGCACGGCCGAGTCGGTGCTGGCGACGGGGCGCCGCCGCTTCCTGCGACTGGGCGGCGAGCAGGTGGCGGTGTGGAGCTGGGGCCATGGGCCGCGCGTGCTGCTGGTGCACGGGTGGAGCGGCTATGGCGGGCAGCTCACCGCCTTCGTGGAGCCGCTGGTGGACGCGGGCTTCTCGGTGGTGACGTACGACGCGCCGGCGCATGGCGAGTCATCGGGGCGCACCAGCTCCTTGCCCGAGATGAAGGACATGGTGTCCGCGGTGGCGCGGGCGACGGGTGGGCCGCACGCGGTGGTGGCGCACAGCTTTGGCGCGGCCGCGGCGGCGCTGGCCATGCGGGATGGTCTGTCCGTGCAGCGGGCGGTGTTCCTGGCGCCGCCGTCGGACCCCACCACGGCCGTGCGCTGGTTCGCGGACTTTGTGGGGTTGCCGGAGGGCGTGGAGTCGCGGCTGATGGGGAAGATGGTGGAGCGCTTCGGCCATCGCCCCGCGGAGGACCGCGCGGGGTTGTTCGCGCCGCGGATGCGCGTGCCGCTGCATGTCTTCCACGACGCGGGAGACGCCGAGGTGCCGCTGGCGGCCGGCGAGGTGTACGCGCGCCTGTGGCCCGGGGCTCGCATCACGCGCACGACGGGGCTGGGACACCACCGCATCCTGCATCACCCGGACGTGGTGCGAGACGCGGTGGCGTTTCTCCAAGAGGGCCGCGCGGCGGCCGCGTGA
- a CDS encoding TetR/AcrR family transcriptional regulator, with the protein MRKGELTHQAILERAVRVASRVGLQGLSIGGLADELNLSKSGLFAHFRSKVSLQVEVLEAASARFTERVIRPALTQPRGEPRVRALFENWLTNWARDEELEGGCLFVAAAVELDDSPGPARDRLVQTQRDWLDCLAQAARIAVAEGHFRADTDVDQFAHDEYAVFLGYHHAARLLRDPRGEARARRAFEVLLSCVRARPS; encoded by the coding sequence ATGCGGAAAGGCGAGCTGACGCACCAGGCGATTCTCGAGCGGGCGGTCCGCGTGGCGAGCCGCGTGGGATTGCAGGGCTTGAGCATTGGCGGCCTGGCGGACGAGCTGAACCTGTCCAAGAGCGGCCTGTTCGCGCACTTCCGCTCCAAGGTCTCCCTCCAGGTGGAGGTGCTGGAGGCGGCCAGCGCGCGGTTCACCGAGCGGGTCATCCGCCCGGCGTTGACCCAGCCACGCGGCGAGCCGCGCGTGCGGGCCCTGTTCGAGAACTGGCTGACGAACTGGGCGCGCGACGAGGAGCTGGAGGGCGGCTGTCTGTTCGTGGCGGCGGCGGTGGAGCTGGATGACTCGCCCGGGCCGGCGCGAGACCGGCTGGTGCAGACGCAGCGGGACTGGTTGGACTGCCTGGCGCAAGCGGCCCGAATCGCGGTGGCCGAAGGGCACTTCCGGGCGGACACGGACGTGGACCAGTTCGCCCATGACGAATACGCGGTGTTCCTGGGGTACCACCACGCGGCGCGCCTCTTGAGGGACCCGCGAGGTGAGGCGCGCGCCCGGCGTGCCTTCGAGGTGTTGCTCTCCTGTGTTCGCGCCCGGCCCTCCTAG
- a CDS encoding group II truncated hemoglobin, translating into MPIELKLPPSDDWVPTLDDTPFARLGGEAAVIALAEAFYDAMDATEPALARIHELDEAGRVNRGTRERFGLFLIGWLGGPQHYAAQHGHPRLRMRHGHVPVDVAMRDAWLRSMARALDARGVTGGLRRFLDDRFAQVADFLRNTEG; encoded by the coding sequence ATGCCCATCGAGTTGAAGCTGCCCCCCTCGGATGACTGGGTGCCCACGCTGGACGACACGCCCTTCGCGCGCCTGGGCGGCGAAGCGGCCGTCATCGCGCTGGCCGAGGCCTTCTATGACGCCATGGATGCGACCGAGCCCGCGCTCGCCCGCATCCATGAGCTGGACGAGGCGGGCCGGGTGAACCGCGGCACGCGCGAGCGCTTCGGCCTCTTCCTCATCGGATGGCTGGGGGGCCCGCAGCACTACGCCGCCCAGCACGGCCATCCGCGCCTGCGCATGCGCCACGGCCACGTGCCGGTGGATGTCGCCATGCGCGATGCGTGGCTGCGCAGCATGGCCCGGGCCCTGGACGCGCGCGGCGTCACCGGCGGCCTGCGCCGCTTCCTGGACGACCGCTTCGCCCAGGTGGCCGACTTCCTCCGCAACACCGAGGGCTGA
- a CDS encoding flap endonuclease, whose protein sequence is MRLHLVDGTYELFRAHFSPRPGTVSPDGRDVKATVGVMSSLLALLHDKAEAVTHVAVAFDNPIRSFRNALFAGYKSDEGVPPELRSQFDLVEAAVRVLGVRVWSMKEHEADDALATAAARFAGEVEQVRLLTPDKDLGQCVRGRKVVQVDRRQEKELDEDAVRAKSGVAPASIPDLLALMGDDADGIPGLPGFGEKGAAAVLAAHGHLESIPDDASAWGARPRGADKLAATLRAHREEARLYRTLATLVTDAPLPDTRSLADLEWQGVPESAFLAFCDGLGLNTLKKRPKRWAK, encoded by the coding sequence ATGCGCTTGCACCTGGTGGATGGCACGTATGAGCTGTTTCGCGCGCACTTCTCGCCGCGCCCGGGGACGGTGTCTCCGGATGGGCGGGACGTGAAGGCGACGGTGGGCGTGATGTCCTCGCTGCTGGCGCTCCTGCACGACAAGGCCGAGGCCGTCACGCACGTGGCGGTGGCCTTCGACAACCCCATCCGCTCGTTCCGCAACGCGCTGTTCGCGGGCTACAAGAGCGACGAGGGCGTGCCTCCCGAGCTGCGCTCGCAGTTCGACCTGGTCGAAGCCGCGGTGCGCGTGTTGGGCGTCCGGGTGTGGTCCATGAAGGAGCACGAAGCGGACGACGCGCTCGCCACCGCCGCCGCGCGCTTCGCGGGCGAGGTGGAGCAGGTGCGCCTGCTCACGCCGGACAAGGACCTGGGGCAGTGCGTCCGCGGGCGGAAGGTGGTCCAGGTAGACCGCCGGCAGGAGAAGGAGCTGGACGAGGACGCGGTGCGCGCGAAGTCAGGCGTGGCGCCCGCGAGCATCCCCGACCTGCTCGCGCTGATGGGCGACGACGCGGACGGCATCCCGGGCCTGCCGGGCTTCGGAGAGAAGGGCGCGGCGGCGGTGTTGGCCGCGCATGGCCACCTGGAGTCCATCCCCGATGACGCCTCGGCGTGGGGGGCTCGGCCTCGGGGCGCGGACAAGCTGGCCGCCACGCTGCGCGCACACCGTGAGGAGGCGCGGCTGTATCGCACGCTGGCCACCTTGGTGACGGATGCGCCGCTGCCGGACACGCGGTCGCTCGCGGACCTGGAGTGGCAGGGCGTCCCGGAGTCCGCCTTCCTGGCCTTCTGTGACGGGCTGGGCCTCAACACCCTCAAGAAGCGACCCAAGCGCTGGGCGAAGTGA
- a CDS encoding DUF4398 domain-containing protein produces the protein MRPKLCASLLCLTLAGCAGSQVRHATQSQRVHAEASLRAAEESGAERIPEAARHMTYARQQLTRAEKLLGEGEQKSAALQFDQAAADADLALALARAVPLEEQARRTTDQVEALRRGQQ, from the coding sequence ATGCGACCGAAGCTTTGTGCCAGCTTGCTGTGCCTCACCCTCGCGGGATGCGCCGGCAGTCAGGTGCGCCACGCGACCCAATCGCAGCGCGTCCACGCGGAGGCGTCCCTGCGCGCCGCCGAGGAGTCCGGCGCCGAGCGAATCCCCGAAGCCGCGCGGCACATGACCTACGCGCGCCAGCAACTCACCCGCGCCGAGAAGCTGCTGGGCGAGGGCGAGCAGAAGAGCGCCGCGCTCCAGTTCGACCAGGCCGCGGCGGACGCGGACCTCGCGCTGGCGTTGGCCCGAGCGGTGCCCCTCGAGGAGCAGGCGCGCCGCACCACCGATCAGGTCGAGGCCCTGCGCCGAGGCCAGCAGTAG
- a CDS encoding DUF4398 and OmpA-like domain-containing protein: protein MLPWKHGWKVIAGALALTAVGCAHAPAPRELVEARSAYQRTAESPEGQARPKDVAAAREALKQAENEYAKSQDSARTRSLSYVALRKAQLAQVRGGAELAAQQQAQSQQALLEAQQQQQQRTQAELDSTRQQLAAAENARQEAERQRSEAHSMAQTQQSASQQQLESERQARAEAEQRAQEAVSQLDKLSNVKVKEEARGTVVTLSGSVLFASGQTDLLPSARNRLGDVAGALKESSRPLLIEGHTDSQGSDAFNEQLSLHRAERVRDYLVSQGVPADRIEVRGLGEYQPVASNRTAEGRANNRRVEIVVERGVANTGATQSGGVGGSGAKGEQPPHKKPSHDKSSHAHPSHESSHDGSSHESPSSESPSTPKQEPAPTSPQP from the coding sequence ATGTTGCCTTGGAAGCACGGATGGAAGGTCATCGCCGGAGCTCTGGCGCTCACGGCGGTGGGATGTGCCCATGCGCCGGCGCCGCGCGAGCTGGTCGAGGCGCGCTCGGCCTATCAGCGCACCGCCGAGAGCCCCGAGGGCCAGGCACGTCCCAAGGACGTCGCCGCCGCCCGCGAAGCACTCAAGCAAGCCGAGAACGAGTACGCGAAGAGCCAGGACTCGGCGCGCACGCGCTCGCTGTCCTACGTGGCCCTGCGCAAGGCGCAGCTCGCGCAGGTGCGTGGAGGCGCGGAGCTGGCCGCGCAGCAGCAGGCCCAGTCTCAACAGGCGCTGCTGGAGGCGCAGCAGCAACAGCAGCAGCGCACGCAGGCGGAGCTGGACTCCACGCGCCAGCAGCTCGCGGCCGCCGAGAACGCCCGGCAGGAAGCCGAGCGCCAGCGCTCCGAGGCCCACTCGATGGCGCAGACGCAGCAGTCCGCGTCGCAGCAGCAACTGGAGTCCGAGCGTCAGGCCCGCGCCGAGGCGGAGCAGCGCGCCCAGGAGGCGGTCAGCCAGTTGGACAAGCTGTCCAACGTGAAGGTGAAGGAGGAGGCCCGGGGCACCGTGGTGACCCTGTCCGGCAGCGTCCTCTTCGCCTCGGGCCAGACGGACCTGCTGCCCTCCGCGCGCAACCGGCTCGGGGACGTGGCCGGCGCGCTCAAGGAGTCCAGTCGGCCCCTGCTCATCGAGGGCCACACGGACTCGCAGGGCTCGGATGCCTTCAACGAGCAGCTCTCGTTGCACCGCGCCGAGCGCGTGCGCGACTACCTGGTGAGCCAGGGCGTGCCCGCGGATCGCATCGAGGTGCGCGGCCTGGGTGAGTACCAGCCCGTGGCGAGCAACCGCACCGCCGAGGGCCGCGCCAACAACCGCCGCGTGGAGATTGTCGTCGAGCGCGGCGTGGCGAACACGGGCGCGACGCAGTCCGGCGGCGTGGGCGGCAGCGGCGCGAAGGGCGAGCAGCCACCGCACAAGAAGCCGTCCCATGACAAGTCGTCGCACGCGCATCCCTCGCACGAGTCGTCGCATGACGGGTCGTCGCACGAGAGCCCTTCGAGCGAGAGTCCGTCGACTCCGAAGCAAGAGCCCGCCCCCACCTCACCGCAGCCGTGA
- a CDS encoding GNAT family N-acetyltransferase, with protein MPSDSPPLLLTTERLHVTQLPSDAAARVLAYYDTNREHLGAVSPTRPATFFSTTYWRTRLAQDREEFRHDISLRLYLLPREAPPSSAPVIGNISLTHIRRGPLQAADLGYGLDRHHTGQGFMTEALRAVCDYAFSGMGLHRLQANHLPENLKSAAVLRRMGFAVEGYARDFLLIDGHWRDHVLTSLVAPPEPGLLAGP; from the coding sequence ATGCCGAGCGACAGCCCTCCCCTCTTGCTCACCACCGAGCGCCTCCACGTCACCCAGCTCCCCTCGGATGCGGCGGCGCGCGTGCTGGCGTACTACGACACCAACCGTGAGCACCTGGGCGCGGTGTCCCCCACGCGGCCCGCCACCTTCTTCTCCACGACCTACTGGCGCACGCGGCTCGCGCAGGACCGCGAGGAGTTCCGCCACGACATCTCCTTGCGCCTGTACCTGCTGCCGCGCGAGGCCCCGCCGTCCTCGGCGCCCGTCATCGGCAACATCTCGCTGACCCATATCCGCCGGGGGCCGCTCCAGGCCGCGGACCTGGGCTATGGGCTCGACCGGCACCACACGGGACAAGGCTTCATGACCGAGGCCCTGCGCGCCGTGTGCGACTACGCCTTCAGCGGCATGGGCCTGCACCGCCTTCAAGCCAACCACCTGCCGGAGAACCTCAAGAGCGCCGCGGTGCTGCGACGCATGGGCTTCGCCGTGGAGGGCTACGCGCGGGACTTCCTCCTCATCGACGGGCACTGGCGAGACCACGTGCTCACCTCGCTCGTCGCGCCGCCGGAGCCCGGCCTGCTCGCGGGCCCGTGA
- a CDS encoding DUF1338 domain-containing protein, whose product MTTSAASRLLDLLWERYASEVPYARTFVTLCGGTFRNDHVALRSLARPGGGIALMSRPFERLGWRAAGAYTFPDAHLSAIYLAHPEGLPRVFISELKSEELSARARELLATLPEDPPPPEDVEALAAWFHAPPPPSEAALLELERESQYGAWLLAFGRKVNHFTGSVDDVDVWQRRMREAGVPMKADIEGEPGTALRQTATHASPLPVLLQGGATRAWPYAYFEIAQRAPHFDGFLGPQARALFDMTKRG is encoded by the coding sequence ATGACGACCTCCGCCGCCTCGCGTCTGCTGGACCTGCTGTGGGAGCGCTACGCCTCCGAGGTGCCTTACGCGCGCACCTTCGTGACGCTCTGTGGGGGCACCTTCCGCAATGACCACGTCGCGCTGCGCTCGCTGGCTCGCCCGGGAGGCGGCATCGCGCTGATGTCCCGGCCGTTCGAGCGGCTCGGCTGGCGCGCGGCGGGCGCGTACACGTTCCCGGACGCGCACCTGTCCGCCATCTATCTGGCCCACCCGGAAGGGCTGCCGCGGGTGTTCATCTCCGAGCTGAAGTCCGAGGAGCTGTCGGCCCGGGCCCGCGAGCTGCTGGCGACGCTGCCGGAGGATCCGCCTCCGCCCGAGGACGTGGAGGCGCTGGCCGCCTGGTTCCACGCGCCGCCGCCGCCCTCCGAGGCCGCGCTGCTGGAGCTGGAGAGGGAGAGCCAGTACGGCGCCTGGCTCCTGGCCTTCGGGCGCAAGGTGAACCACTTCACCGGCTCGGTGGATGACGTGGACGTCTGGCAGCGGCGCATGCGCGAGGCCGGCGTGCCCATGAAGGCGGACATCGAGGGGGAGCCCGGCACGGCGCTGCGGCAGACGGCCACGCACGCCTCCCCGCTGCCCGTGCTGCTCCAGGGCGGCGCGACGCGCGCGTGGCCCTATGCCTATTTCGAGATCGCCCAGCGAGCGCCGCACTTCGACGGCTTCCTGGGGCCGCAGGCCCGCGCGCTGTTCGACATGACGAAGCGCGGGTGA